In bacterium, the DNA window GGCGGCGGCCGCCGCCCAGGTGACGCTGGCCGAACTGCCCGATGTCGTCGCCGCCGCCGATGTGCTCAGTCTGCACCTGCCCTTGACCGAAAAGACGCGCAACCTGATCGATGCGCCGATGATCGCGCGCCTCAAGCCCAGCGCGCTGGTGGTCAACGCTGCGCGCGGTGGGATCATCGACGAAACGGCGCTGGCCCGGGCGCTGGATGAGGGACGTCTGGCCGGCTGCGCGTTGGATGTGTACGAAAAGGAGCCGCCCGAGGACCGTTGGTTCGCCGGGCGCGAGAATGTGGTGGTCACGCCGCATCTGGGCGCCTCGACCGCCGAAAGCCAGACCAAGGTTGCCGTCGAAATCGCGCGAGCGGTGCGGCAGGCGCTGGTCGAGGGCGTCTATGTCAACGCCATCAATCTGCCGGTGACCGATCCCTCCGATCTTCCGCGGCTTCTCCCCTACCTCAAACTGGCGGAGAAGACCGGCCGCCTGTTGCGTATGCTGGGCAGCGGCGCCTGCGACGCCATGACGCTGGAGTTGGGTTCGCAGACTCAATCGGAGTCGCGCCTGATCACCGCGGCGGCGGTGAAGGGATTCCTCGCGCCGCAGACCGACACGCCGATCACGATGGTCAACGCGATGACGATCGCCGCCGAGCGGCACCTGAAGGTGGCGGTGAGCGATCAATCGGCCGATCCGGCGCGCGCCAATCAGATCGCCCTCGAGGCGCGGGTCGGCGGCATACTGCACCGGGTGGTGGGGGTGGTCGAAAA includes these proteins:
- a CDS encoding NAD(P)-dependent oxidoreductase; its protein translation is AAAAAQVTLAELPDVVAAADVLSLHLPLTEKTRNLIDAPMIARLKPSALVVNAARGGIIDETALARALDEGRLAGCALDVYEKEPPEDRWFAGRENVVVTPHLGASTAESQTKVAVEIARAVRQALVEGVYVNAINLPVTDPSDLPRLLPYLKLAEKTGRLLRMLGSGACDAMTLELGSQTQSESRLITAAAVKGFLAPQTDTPITMVNAMTIAAERHLKVAVSDQSADPARANQIALEARVGGILHRVVGVVENGASLRLRQIDEFPLDIAPEGRVLIFTNEDRPGVIGAVGALLGRANVNIASWNLGRRQRGGTALGIVAVDDPVPQAVLDELGRLPHLGNVVQVDWGE